Proteins from a genomic interval of Pseudomonas sp. RC10:
- a CDS encoding AMP-binding protein, giving the protein MNIAHWLNDAARRWPERPALFRGTEQVADYAEFARRVQVRAGCLSEEYGVQPGDRVALFMKNCCEYLELFYAIWWIGAVAVPINCKLHAAEAGWIAENAEARLMVTDDGQVFAFGELPVSCTEVAVHGSLASLAAEGEALNVPASRNTDDLAWLFYTSGTTGRSKGVMLSHGNLMAMSLCYPLDVDQVSADDAVVYAAPMSHGAGLYNFIHVRCGARHVVPESRGFKAAELFDLARGLEQVSLFAAPTMVKRMVEEAKRQGYSGEGLKSVIYGGAPMYVADLREAVEVFGPRLIQIYGQGESPMTVTALSRQAIADRSNPNWERWVASVGMAQSCVEIKIVDAQRHAVASGQAGEIAVRGATVMQGYWRNEAATRETLVDGWLFTGDIGYLDPDGCLTLTDRSKDVIISGGSNVYPREVEEVLATHPGVFEVCVVGEADAEWGESVVAFVVAREEQAVDQHGLNEWFVSRMASFKKPKKYVFCAELPKNSYGKVLKTDLRLWLKERSAAAV; this is encoded by the coding sequence ATGAACATTGCTCATTGGTTGAACGATGCGGCCCGGCGCTGGCCCGAACGCCCGGCACTGTTTCGCGGTACGGAACAGGTCGCGGACTACGCCGAATTTGCCCGACGCGTGCAGGTCCGTGCGGGGTGTTTGAGTGAGGAATACGGCGTCCAGCCGGGGGACCGGGTCGCGCTGTTCATGAAGAACTGCTGCGAATACCTGGAGCTGTTTTACGCCATCTGGTGGATCGGCGCGGTCGCGGTGCCGATCAACTGCAAACTGCACGCCGCCGAAGCCGGCTGGATCGCCGAAAACGCCGAAGCGCGGCTGATGGTCACCGATGACGGCCAAGTGTTCGCGTTCGGAGAGTTGCCTGTCTCGTGCACGGAAGTGGCGGTTCACGGTTCGTTGGCTTCTCTGGCGGCCGAAGGTGAAGCGCTGAACGTGCCTGCTTCGCGCAACACCGACGACCTCGCGTGGCTGTTCTACACCTCGGGCACGACGGGGCGCTCCAAAGGCGTGATGCTGTCACACGGCAACCTCATGGCCATGTCGCTGTGTTACCCGCTGGATGTGGATCAGGTGTCTGCTGACGATGCCGTGGTGTACGCCGCGCCGATGTCCCATGGCGCGGGGCTGTACAACTTCATCCATGTGCGCTGCGGCGCCCGGCATGTGGTGCCCGAGTCGCGCGGGTTCAAGGCGGCGGAGCTGTTCGATCTTGCGCGAGGGCTGGAGCAGGTGTCGCTGTTCGCAGCGCCGACCATGGTCAAGCGGATGGTCGAAGAGGCCAAGCGTCAGGGCTACTCTGGCGAGGGTCTGAAAAGCGTGATCTACGGCGGCGCGCCGATGTACGTGGCGGATCTGCGTGAAGCGGTGGAGGTGTTTGGTCCACGGTTGATTCAGATCTACGGCCAGGGTGAAAGCCCGATGACGGTGACCGCCTTGAGCCGCCAGGCCATCGCGGACCGGAGCAACCCGAATTGGGAACGCTGGGTGGCGTCGGTGGGCATGGCGCAGTCCTGTGTCGAAATCAAAATCGTCGATGCCCAGCGGCATGCGGTTGCCAGCGGGCAGGCCGGAGAAATCGCCGTGCGCGGCGCGACCGTGATGCAGGGCTACTGGCGCAACGAAGCGGCGACCCGCGAAACCCTCGTCGATGGCTGGCTGTTCACGGGCGATATCGGGTATCTCGACCCGGATGGCTGCCTGACCCTGACCGACCGCTCCAAGGACGTGATTATTTCCGGCGGCAGCAACGTGTACCCCCGCGAGGTCGAGGAAGTGCTGGCCACGCACCCCGGCGTTTTCGAAGTTTGCGTGGTCGGTGAAGCGGACGCGGAGTGGGGCGAATCGGTGGTGGCGTTCGTCGTGGCGCGTGAAGAGCAGGCGGTCGATCAGCACGGGTTGAACGAGTGGTTCGTCTCGCGCATGGCCTCGTTCAAAAAGCCGAAAAAGTACGTGTTCTGCGCCGAACTGCCGAAAAACAGCTACGGAAAAGTGCTCAAGACCGATCTGCGGCTCTGGTTGAAGGAGCGCAGCGCGGCGGCGGTGTGA
- a CDS encoding MurR/RpiR family transcriptional regulator, with protein sequence MDRDLLCSQLQQQFEDFPRQERAAASFILDNPHEIAVMSMRDIARLANVPPSTMTRLAKRMGLSGYDDLRELFIDSLRGQNSAYGSRAHDLVELKQRVGEQRVIQDMANNAIEQIQSMCSHDNLRAISRAVALLAGARQVYCLGMRSSFGVAFQFSHVASYFARNVRLVEGAGESGVMSIINQTSPKDVALVCSLPRYSRRLITLTNYLHQQGVRIITITDSLTSPTARLAAETIIVKNQTPSFYDTIVPAMLVSEMLVALMSAASTQDVEASVTHTEEKLLSLGEWWDLG encoded by the coding sequence ATGGACCGCGATCTGCTCTGCAGCCAGCTTCAACAACAGTTCGAGGACTTTCCACGGCAAGAGCGCGCGGCCGCCAGTTTTATTCTGGACAACCCCCACGAAATCGCTGTGATGTCGATGCGCGACATCGCCCGGCTGGCCAACGTCCCGCCTTCGACCATGACCCGCCTGGCCAAACGCATGGGCCTGTCCGGCTACGACGACCTGCGCGAACTGTTCATCGATTCGCTGCGCGGGCAGAACAGTGCCTACGGCTCTCGCGCCCATGACCTGGTGGAACTCAAACAGCGGGTCGGCGAGCAGCGAGTGATTCAGGACATGGCCAACAACGCCATCGAACAGATTCAGTCGATGTGCAGCCACGACAACCTGCGGGCGATTTCCCGCGCCGTGGCGCTGCTCGCCGGGGCGCGTCAGGTCTACTGCCTGGGCATGCGTTCCTCGTTCGGCGTGGCGTTTCAGTTTTCCCACGTCGCTTCTTACTTCGCGAGAAACGTGCGGTTGGTGGAAGGCGCGGGTGAAAGCGGCGTCATGTCGATCATCAACCAGACCAGCCCCAAGGACGTGGCATTGGTGTGCAGCCTGCCGCGTTATTCGCGCCGGCTGATCACCCTGACCAACTACCTGCACCAACAGGGCGTGCGCATCATCACCATCACCGACAGCCTGACCTCACCCACCGCAAGGCTGGCGGCGGAAACCATCATCGTGAAGAACCAGACCCCGTCGTTCTACGACACCATCGTCCCGGCCATGTTGGTCAGCGAGATGCTGGTGGCGTTGATGTCGGCCGCCTCGACCCAGGACGTAGAAGCCTCGGTCACCCACACCGAAGAAAAGCTGCTCAGCCTCGGCGAGTGGTGGGACCTGGGCTAG
- a CDS encoding MFS transporter, whose protein sequence is MATQQQNPERQRRRAFIGAISGHLIEWYDYGVYGFLAVYIGGAFFVSDNPTTSLLSSFAAFALSFFMRPLGGLFFGPLADKIGRRKTLITVLMMMAGSTCLLGFLPTYASIGLAAPVLLILIRCVQGFSAGGEIGTITSFISEYAGPGRRGFSTCWLMVTAVLGLLLGGAVANGMTWVLGAETMQSWGWRVPFLIAGPMGMISMYIRLKLEDSPEFLALQKAGETSKAPLREVWQWKRAIALVFFIITLHSSIFYLVLTFASTYMSRILKFDSGTTLFYVFIASLAAAFVMPLGGAFTDRYGRKPFLMVVGVLATMAMYWFFKAAPTATPATFIWPLMAVAILFGLYASSTYATMSELLPTRIRSTGIAVAYNIPVAVFGGSAPLISTWLIQQTGDISSPWYFYIGTGIASLIALTLLRQEDFVACTQAVQPASSERDTGSSSSAFPVTPASESSHSTAA, encoded by the coding sequence ATGGCAACTCAACAACAAAATCCCGAACGGCAACGTCGCCGCGCCTTCATTGGCGCGATTTCCGGCCACCTCATCGAATGGTATGACTACGGCGTCTACGGTTTTCTGGCGGTGTACATCGGCGGTGCGTTTTTCGTTTCCGACAACCCCACCACCAGCCTGCTGAGCAGCTTCGCCGCGTTCGCGCTGAGCTTTTTCATGCGGCCGCTGGGCGGGTTGTTCTTCGGTCCGCTGGCCGACAAGATCGGTCGTCGCAAGACCCTGATCACGGTGTTGATGATGATGGCCGGTTCGACCTGCCTGCTCGGATTCCTGCCGACCTACGCGTCGATTGGCCTCGCCGCTCCGGTGCTGCTGATCCTTATCCGCTGCGTCCAGGGCTTCTCGGCCGGTGGCGAGATCGGCACCATCACCAGCTTCATCTCCGAGTACGCCGGGCCCGGTCGCCGTGGTTTTTCCACCTGCTGGCTAATGGTCACGGCGGTATTGGGGCTGCTCCTCGGGGGCGCTGTCGCCAATGGCATGACCTGGGTATTGGGCGCGGAGACGATGCAATCGTGGGGCTGGCGTGTGCCGTTCCTGATCGCCGGCCCCATGGGGATGATCTCGATGTACATTCGCCTGAAACTAGAAGACAGCCCGGAATTCCTTGCGCTGCAAAAAGCCGGGGAAACCTCCAAGGCGCCGCTGCGTGAGGTCTGGCAGTGGAAGCGGGCGATTGCACTGGTGTTTTTCATCATCACGCTGCACAGCTCGATCTTTTATCTGGTGCTGACCTTCGCCTCGACCTACATGTCGCGCATCCTCAAGTTCGACAGCGGCACCACGCTGTTCTACGTGTTCATCGCCAGCCTCGCGGCGGCGTTCGTCATGCCGTTGGGCGGAGCGTTCACCGACCGTTACGGGCGCAAACCATTCCTGATGGTGGTGGGTGTGCTGGCGACGATGGCGATGTACTGGTTCTTTAAAGCGGCACCGACCGCAACGCCTGCCACGTTCATCTGGCCGTTGATGGCCGTGGCGATTCTGTTCGGGCTGTACGCCTCGTCGACCTACGCGACCATGAGTGAGCTGCTGCCAACCCGGATTCGCTCGACCGGTATCGCGGTGGCCTACAACATTCCGGTGGCCGTGTTCGGGGGCAGCGCGCCATTGATTTCGACCTGGCTGATTCAGCAAACCGGCGACATCAGCTCACCGTGGTATTTCTACATCGGCACCGGGATCGCGTCGCTGATTGCCCTGACGTTGCTGCGCCAGGAAGATTTCGTGGCGTGTACCCAGGCTGTGCAACCTGCATCGAGCGAGCGGGACACCGGGTCTTCATCTTCGGCGTTCCCCGTCACACCTGCCTCCGAATCCAGCCACAGCACCGCGGCCTGA
- a CDS encoding LuxR C-terminal-related transcriptional regulator translates to MKDESDHLQDLERLAFQVSPAPQVITGNRRMLDFNDAFLKLFGYERDELADQLILKLYPSQADYQAIGERSLSWLRNALNGAYSDERFMQHQSGEVFWARANGYTLTPDEPFQLMVWHFERMDRAIRPTVNLTPREREISAHIVNGLTCKEVARKLSISHRTVEVHRARLMKKLQARNSADLVSKIIVLR, encoded by the coding sequence ATGAAAGATGAGTCCGACCACCTGCAGGACCTGGAACGGCTGGCGTTTCAAGTGTCTCCCGCGCCTCAGGTCATCACCGGCAATCGTCGCATGCTGGATTTCAACGACGCCTTTCTGAAGCTGTTTGGCTATGAGCGCGACGAGTTGGCCGATCAGTTGATTTTGAAGCTCTACCCCTCACAAGCCGACTATCAGGCCATCGGCGAGCGCAGCCTGAGCTGGCTGCGCAACGCCCTTAACGGCGCGTATTCCGACGAGCGTTTCATGCAGCACCAGAGCGGCGAGGTGTTCTGGGCGCGGGCCAACGGCTACACCTTGACCCCTGACGAACCCTTCCAGTTGATGGTCTGGCATTTCGAGCGCATGGACCGGGCCATTCGCCCCACCGTCAATCTCACGCCCAGAGAACGCGAGATTTCCGCGCACATCGTCAATGGCCTGACGTGTAAAGAGGTTGCCCGCAAACTGTCGATTTCCCACCGCACCGTCGAAGTCCATCGCGCACGCCTGATGAAAAAGCTGCAAGCACGAAACAGCGCCGATCTGGTGTCGAAAATCATTGTTCTGCGCTAG
- a CDS encoding acetyl-CoA acetyltransferase translates to MVNDAVSIVAAGHSRFGRLDNTTLEDLIVQVTRQALDDAAIDASEIDAIFLGHFNSGLVPDGFPASLVLQADPALRFKPATRCENACASGSAAIQAGINAIRSGAAELVLVVGAEKMTSNTTAQVTQALAGAGYQNDAEEAGLSFPQLFGIAAAQYRDRYQSPMSAMAAIAAKNHANAMANPLAHMHKAMPFEHCNTVSDSNPVIASPLRLSDCSLITDGAAAIILASPKRARLFRREVLIRGARQVNDVLPIAQRDILAFEGPQRAIHAALRQAEVTLADIGFAEVHDCFTIAELLIYEAMGLAPKGEGHRALDDGIVQAGGRLPVNLSGGLKAKGHPVGATGVSMHAMAFHQLTGNPIGLAAPDAEFGLLFNMGGMAVANYATVLQARRA, encoded by the coding sequence ATGGTCAATGACGCCGTATCCATCGTTGCCGCCGGTCACAGCCGGTTCGGGCGACTGGACAACACCACCCTTGAAGACCTGATTGTGCAAGTCACGCGTCAGGCTCTGGACGATGCCGCGATTGACGCCTCGGAAATCGACGCGATCTTCCTCGGGCATTTCAATTCCGGGCTGGTACCCGACGGTTTTCCGGCCTCGCTGGTGCTGCAAGCCGACCCTGCCTTGCGCTTCAAACCCGCCACCCGCTGCGAAAACGCCTGTGCCTCTGGTTCTGCTGCGATTCAAGCCGGGATCAACGCGATCCGCTCCGGCGCTGCCGAACTGGTGCTGGTGGTCGGTGCCGAGAAGATGACCTCCAACACCACGGCGCAGGTCACCCAGGCCCTCGCCGGTGCCGGGTATCAGAACGATGCCGAAGAGGCCGGCCTGAGTTTTCCTCAACTGTTTGGCATTGCCGCCGCCCAGTATCGCGACCGCTACCAAAGCCCGATGTCGGCGATGGCGGCGATTGCCGCGAAAAACCACGCCAACGCGATGGCCAACCCGCTGGCGCACATGCACAAGGCGATGCCGTTCGAACACTGCAATACCGTGTCCGACAGCAACCCGGTGATTGCCTCGCCCTTGCGCCTGAGCGACTGCTCGCTGATCACCGACGGCGCGGCAGCGATCATCCTCGCCTCGCCAAAACGTGCCCGTCTGTTTCGCCGTGAAGTGCTGATTCGCGGTGCGCGTCAGGTCAACGACGTGTTGCCCATCGCCCAGCGCGACATTCTCGCCTTTGAAGGCCCGCAGCGGGCGATTCACGCGGCGCTGCGTCAGGCCGAGGTGACGCTGGCCGATATCGGGTTCGCCGAAGTCCATGACTGTTTCACCATCGCCGAACTGCTCATCTACGAAGCCATGGGTCTGGCGCCGAAAGGCGAGGGCCATCGCGCGCTGGACGACGGCATCGTGCAGGCGGGCGGGCGTCTGCCGGTCAACCTGTCAGGCGGCCTCAAGGCCAAGGGGCATCCGGTCGGTGCTACCGGCGTGTCGATGCATGCGATGGCGTTCCATCAACTGACCGGCAACCCCATCGGCCTTGCCGCGCCAGACGCCGAATTCGGGCTGCTGTTCAACATGGGCGGCATGGCCGTCGCCAATTACGCCACCGTGCTGCAAGCGCGGAGGGCCTGA
- a CDS encoding ATPase domain-containing protein, with amino-acid sequence MNQLRRLKSGIQGLDELLKGGFVAGSSYIIQGRPGSGKTILANQIGFNHARDGGRVLFATLLAEPHERLFQFLSTLSFFDKDKIGDQIQFVSAFDTMENDGLDEVVKLLRREIVRQKSTVMILDGLLNARSRADSPLNTKRFISELQGHAAFAGCTVFFLTSSQLDDGSPEHTMVDGVLELGEELVGIKSIRRIKMRKTRGSGAIPGAHECEITEDGLVVYPRLESTVTHSSMRDSDHITVVPCGVPGLDRLIGGGLMASSVTLLMGPSGSGKTSLGLSFLGQSTVEEPGLHFGFYESPQRLRMKASSLGLDFETLEASGALTIMWKSITTELIDKLALELLRTVEEKSIKRVFLDSLGGMTRVAADKSRILDLYTALMSELRARNVTVVASWEVISLLGGEIDAPAPDLSCIVDNLLVLRFVQESAELKRQLSILKIRDNPYDPALLEVVFSDQGLDVKKVHFHAPGSTHHA; translated from the coding sequence TTGAACCAGCTAAGACGCCTCAAGAGCGGAATTCAGGGGCTGGATGAATTGTTGAAGGGAGGCTTCGTCGCCGGGTCTTCCTACATCATTCAAGGCCGCCCCGGTTCAGGCAAAACCATTCTGGCCAACCAGATCGGCTTCAACCATGCCCGCGATGGCGGCCGCGTGCTGTTCGCGACCCTCCTGGCCGAACCCCATGAGCGACTGTTCCAGTTTCTCTCGACCCTGAGCTTTTTCGACAAGGATAAGATCGGCGACCAGATCCAGTTTGTCAGCGCTTTCGACACCATGGAAAACGACGGGCTGGACGAAGTGGTCAAGCTGCTGCGCCGTGAGATCGTTCGACAGAAGTCCACTGTCATGATCCTCGACGGGTTGCTCAACGCCCGCTCCCGCGCCGATTCGCCGCTCAACACCAAACGCTTCATCTCCGAATTGCAGGGTCACGCTGCGTTCGCCGGCTGTACGGTGTTTTTCCTCACCAGCTCTCAGCTGGACGACGGCAGCCCCGAGCACACGATGGTCGATGGCGTGCTGGAGTTGGGCGAAGAACTGGTCGGCATCAAATCCATCCGCCGCATCAAGATGCGCAAGACCCGGGGCAGCGGTGCCATTCCAGGCGCCCACGAATGCGAAATCACCGAAGACGGCCTGGTGGTGTACCCGCGTCTGGAAAGCACGGTGACGCATTCCTCCATGCGTGACAGTGATCACATCACCGTGGTCCCGTGCGGTGTGCCGGGGCTGGACCGGTTGATCGGTGGCGGCCTGATGGCTTCGTCGGTGACGTTGCTGATGGGGCCTTCGGGTTCCGGCAAAACGTCGTTGGGCCTCAGCTTTCTCGGCCAGTCAACGGTGGAAGAACCGGGGTTGCATTTCGGTTTCTACGAGTCTCCTCAGCGCCTGCGCATGAAAGCTTCTTCCCTCGGCCTGGACTTCGAAACCCTCGAAGCCTCGGGCGCGCTGACAATCATGTGGAAGTCGATCACCACCGAACTGATCGACAAGCTCGCGCTGGAACTGCTGCGCACGGTCGAAGAGAAATCCATCAAGCGGGTGTTCCTCGACAGCCTCGGCGGCATGACCCGGGTGGCCGCGGACAAATCGCGGATTCTCGACCTCTACACGGCGCTGATGAGCGAGTTGCGGGCGCGCAATGTCACGGTCGTCGCGTCGTGGGAAGTCATCAGCCTGTTGGGCGGCGAGATAGACGCCCCGGCGCCTGACTTGTCCTGCATCGTCGACAACCTGCTGGTGCTGCGGTTCGTGCAGGAATCGGCTGAACTTAAACGCCAGCTGTCCATTCTTAAAATAAGGGACAACCCCTACGATCCGGCATTACTGGAGGTGGTCTTCAGCGATCAGGGTCTCGACGTCAAAAAGGTTCATTTCCATGCCCCTGGCTCAACCCATCACGCCTAA
- a CDS encoding response regulator, whose translation MTTILIVDDEYLIADVLSFALEDEGYLTVTAGSGQRALTILERERPQLIITDYMMPGMNGIELAETVRAHKTLNEIPIMLMSGAQAHLGMARRDLFLEVFDKPFDIHAVVDRVKSLLKPDGA comes from the coding sequence ATGACCACGATATTGATCGTCGATGACGAATACCTGATCGCCGACGTACTCAGCTTCGCGCTTGAGGATGAAGGCTACCTCACGGTGACTGCTGGCAGCGGCCAGCGTGCCCTGACCATTCTGGAGCGAGAGCGCCCGCAGCTAATCATTACCGATTACATGATGCCCGGGATGAACGGCATCGAGCTGGCGGAGACCGTGCGGGCACACAAGACACTGAATGAGATTCCCATCATGCTCATGAGCGGCGCTCAGGCGCATTTGGGCATGGCGCGTCGGGACTTGTTCCTTGAGGTATTCGACAAACCGTTCGACATCCACGCCGTGGTAGACCGGGTCAAATCCCTCCTCAAACCGGACGGGGCGTAA
- a CDS encoding PAS domain S-box protein produces MQPPAPSSGLLSQEDRYRMLVDAVFDYAIYMIDTAGIVCSWNSGARRIKQYDEAEILGRSFSLFYTEEDRLAGLPQRALSIAATSGRFEGEGWRVRKDGTRLWALVVIDPIHAADGTLIGFAKVTRDLTERRQAEEALRRSEQQFSLLVQGVTDYALYMLDPTGIVTTWNAGAQRIKGYTPDEVIGQHFSLFFEPADAQAGMPQRSLDIAVREGRFEGEGWRVRKDGSRFLVHVVIDPIRDQGGVIIGFAKITRDVTDSVMAQTALKEAREALYQSQKMESIGQLTGGIAHDFNNLLTVILGSLGIVKKRLSGDGKTVSLLDNAIAAAHRGSSLTQRMLAFARRQELAPEPVDVGTLIRGMSELLGHSLGANISVDTRFPLLLRQVFVDAGQLEMAIMNLMINARDAMPNGGNIEVSAREAAFWRSPESTEEPFICISVADTGTGMDEATLQRAMEPFFTTKGLGKGTGLGLSMIHGLAEQSGGKLVLKSQPGLGTTAELWLPISKVASEPSPIANETLPRIAALPTQQLKVLFVDDDPLVVLSTRAMIEDLGHRVLTASDGDEALALIREHNDFDLVISDYVMPAMSGSELAEQISRLRPALAIIISSGFTDTVSPLAQRLPRLPKPFNQAELARAIASIGS; encoded by the coding sequence ATGCAACCACCCGCGCCGTCATCAGGACTGCTTTCCCAGGAAGACCGCTATCGGATGCTGGTCGATGCGGTGTTCGATTACGCGATTTACATGATCGACACCGCAGGCATCGTTTGTAGCTGGAACTCCGGGGCGCGGCGGATCAAGCAGTACGATGAGGCGGAGATTCTCGGTCGTTCGTTCTCCCTGTTTTACACCGAAGAAGACCGCCTGGCCGGTTTGCCTCAGCGGGCGCTGTCCATTGCCGCGACCTCGGGACGTTTCGAAGGGGAAGGCTGGCGAGTGCGTAAGGATGGCACGCGGCTATGGGCGCTGGTGGTCATCGACCCGATTCATGCCGCTGACGGCACGTTGATTGGCTTCGCCAAAGTCACCCGCGACCTCACCGAGCGGCGCCAGGCCGAGGAAGCCCTGCGTCGCAGTGAGCAGCAATTCAGCCTGCTGGTGCAGGGCGTCACGGATTACGCGCTGTACATGCTCGACCCGACGGGCATCGTCACCACCTGGAACGCGGGCGCCCAGCGCATCAAGGGCTATACGCCGGATGAGGTCATCGGCCAGCATTTTTCCCTGTTCTTCGAACCCGCTGACGCGCAGGCGGGCATGCCGCAACGCTCGCTGGACATCGCCGTGCGCGAAGGGCGCTTCGAGGGCGAGGGCTGGCGGGTGCGCAAGGACGGCTCGCGGTTTCTGGTGCACGTGGTGATCGACCCGATTCGCGATCAGGGCGGTGTCATCATCGGCTTTGCCAAGATCACCCGCGACGTGACGGACTCGGTCATGGCGCAGACCGCGTTGAAAGAGGCGAGGGAAGCGCTCTACCAGTCACAGAAAATGGAGTCCATCGGCCAGCTCACGGGCGGCATCGCCCACGATTTCAACAACCTGCTGACGGTGATTCTCGGCAGCCTGGGCATCGTCAAGAAGCGCCTGTCCGGCGATGGGAAAACCGTGTCCTTGCTCGACAACGCCATTGCCGCCGCCCATCGGGGTTCATCCCTTACCCAGCGCATGCTGGCGTTTGCGCGGCGTCAGGAGCTGGCGCCGGAGCCCGTCGACGTAGGGACATTGATTCGCGGCATGTCCGAGCTGCTGGGGCACTCGTTGGGGGCGAACATCTCGGTGGACACCCGATTCCCACTGCTGCTGCGGCAGGTGTTCGTCGACGCCGGTCAGCTGGAAATGGCGATCATGAACCTGATGATCAACGCCCGGGACGCCATGCCGAACGGCGGCAACATTGAAGTCTCAGCCCGGGAAGCCGCGTTTTGGCGTTCGCCGGAATCGACCGAAGAGCCGTTCATCTGCATCTCGGTGGCCGACACCGGCACCGGGATGGATGAGGCCACGCTGCAACGGGCGATGGAGCCGTTCTTTACCACCAAGGGGCTGGGCAAAGGCACTGGTCTGGGCTTGTCGATGATTCACGGCCTGGCCGAACAGTCGGGCGGCAAGCTGGTCCTGAAAAGCCAACCCGGCCTCGGCACGACCGCCGAGCTGTGGCTGCCCATTTCAAAGGTGGCGAGCGAACCGAGCCCCATAGCGAACGAAACCCTCCCTCGCATTGCGGCGCTCCCCACCCAACAGCTCAAGGTGCTGTTTGTCGACGACGATCCGCTGGTGGTGCTGAGCACCCGGGCCATGATCGAGGACCTGGGGCACAGGGTTCTGACCGCCAGCGATGGCGACGAGGCGTTGGCCCTGATTCGCGAGCACAACGATTTCGATCTGGTGATCTCGGATTACGTCATGCCCGCGATGTCCGGTTCCGAGCTGGCCGAGCAGATTTCCCGCTTGCGCCCGGCCTTGGCGATCATCATTTCCTCAGGGTTCACCGACACGGTTTCGCCCTTGGCCCAGCGCTTGCCGCGCTTGCCTAAACCCTTCAACCAGGCAGAGCTGGCGCGGGCCATCGCTTCGATTGGCTCTTGA
- a CDS encoding aspartate aminotransferase family protein, with translation MAFPSVSNSISFVHPVSLTHGKNAEVWDVDGKRYIDFVGGIGVLNLGHCHPQIVAAICEQAQRLTHYAFNAAPHVPYQQFIERLAAFIPVSYPVSGMLTNSGAEAAENALKIVRGHAGKTAVIAFDGAFHGRTLATLNLNGKVAPYKQKVGVLPGPVFHVPYPSVDNGVSAEEAFKALDRLFSVEIDIDEVACFIIEPVQGEGGFLALDPLFAKALRKLCDDKGIVLIVDEIQSGFGRTGERFAFSRLGIEPDLLLLGKSIAGGVPLGAVVGRKSLMDTLPKGGLGGTYSGNPIACAAGSATLDVMTDANLSAWNEQYSSTLLARYERWQTEKVSPYLGRLTGVGAMRGIELITPEGKPATAQMAQLLQMAREHGLLLMPSGKSRHIIRLLAPLTIEPEVLNEGLDILEACLRALD, from the coding sequence ATGGCTTTCCCTTCCGTCAGCAACTCCATTTCCTTCGTCCACCCCGTCAGCCTGACCCACGGAAAAAACGCCGAGGTCTGGGACGTTGACGGCAAGCGCTACATCGATTTCGTCGGTGGCATTGGCGTGCTGAACCTGGGTCACTGCCACCCGCAGATCGTCGCGGCGATTTGCGAGCAGGCCCAGCGCCTGACCCATTACGCATTCAACGCCGCGCCCCACGTGCCGTATCAGCAGTTCATCGAGCGGCTGGCGGCGTTCATTCCGGTGAGCTACCCGGTCAGCGGCATGCTCACCAACAGCGGCGCGGAGGCGGCGGAAAACGCCTTGAAGATCGTGCGCGGCCACGCCGGCAAGACGGCGGTCATCGCGTTCGACGGGGCGTTCCATGGCCGCACGCTGGCGACGTTGAACTTGAATGGCAAGGTCGCGCCCTATAAACAGAAAGTGGGCGTGCTGCCGGGGCCGGTGTTCCACGTGCCGTACCCGAGCGTAGACAACGGCGTGTCTGCGGAAGAAGCGTTCAAGGCGCTGGACCGGTTGTTCAGCGTGGAAATCGACATCGACGAAGTGGCGTGTTTCATCATCGAGCCGGTGCAGGGCGAGGGCGGGTTTCTGGCACTGGACCCGCTGTTCGCGAAGGCGTTGCGCAAGCTGTGTGACGACAAGGGCATTGTGTTGATCGTCGACGAAATCCAATCGGGGTTCGGGCGGACGGGGGAGCGGTTTGCGTTCAGCCGTCTGGGGATCGAGCCGGACCTGCTGTTGCTGGGCAAAAGCATCGCGGGTGGCGTGCCGCTGGGCGCGGTGGTCGGGCGCAAATCTCTGATGGACACGCTGCCTAAAGGCGGATTGGGCGGGACTTATTCCGGCAACCCGATTGCCTGCGCGGCGGGGTCGGCGACGCTCGACGTCATGACCGATGCGAATTTGTCGGCGTGGAACGAGCAGTATTCATCGACGTTGTTGGCGCGTTACGAGCGTTGGCAAACCGAAAAGGTATCGCCGTACCTGGGCCGTTTGACCGGTGTGGGGGCCATGCGCGGGATTGAACTCATCACCCCGGAAGGCAAACCCGCCACGGCACAGATGGCGCAGTTGCTGCAAATGGCTCGGGAACACGGGTTGTTGCTCATGCCGAGCGGCAAATCCCGGCACATCATCCGGTTGTTGGCGCCGTTGACCATCGAGCCCGAGGTGCTGAACGAAGGGCTGGACATTCTTGAAGCGTGTTTGAGGGCGCTTGATTGA